A region of Deinococcus cellulosilyticus NBRC 106333 = KACC 11606 DNA encodes the following proteins:
- a CDS encoding DUF3208 domain-containing protein, with translation MDERLNPPNSESRLAIRLLQGYLWYPKSAPLDLSSYLPETLEGASLLWDEMQAPFAFFENGELTSTQHFFQFTALRIYEGQPSNEELHEHAERLSVALNPLLNATPAGVGWQLWEDLRPL, from the coding sequence GTGGATGAACGCCTGAACCCACCAAACAGCGAATCGCGTCTGGCGATCCGGTTGCTGCAGGGGTACCTGTGGTACCCGAAGAGCGCCCCTCTGGACCTCTCCAGTTACCTTCCTGAGACCCTGGAAGGGGCAAGCCTCCTCTGGGATGAGATGCAGGCCCCATTCGCCTTCTTCGAGAATGGGGAACTGACCTCCACCCAGCATTTCTTCCAGTTCACAGCCCTGCGCATCTATGAAGGGCAGCCTTCGAATGAGGAGCTGCATGAGCATGCAGAGCGCCTCAGCGTGGCCCTGAACCCTCTGCTGAATGCCACCCCTGCAGGCGTGGGCTGGCAGCTCTGGGAAGACCTCAGGCCTCTCTAG
- the dxr gene encoding 1-deoxy-D-xylulose-5-phosphate reductoisomerase — protein sequence MHTLSILGSTGSIGTQSLEVARRRGYRILALAAGRNLSLLQEQVREFRPELVSVDSSVYQEAKDLLPETRVVTDPGEVAAFPAEIVVGAIPGLAGLAPTRIALERGAAVALANKESMVVAGPLMWDLVGQSGGRISPVDSEHSALYQCLAGEQLSEVRELVITASGGPFRTGPEDLSEVTPEMALKHPTWAMGAKVTIDSSTLMNKGLEVLEAHYLYGLPLEQVGVVVHPQSIIHALVRFQDGNLKAHLGPPNMQLPIQYGIDGAPHGMRFAGDVHAAPRHPAPFTDFPLARTLEIFEPDRDRFPCLDLAYAAGRMGKVAPVVLNAADEIAVEAFLQKKIRYTDIARVIEQVLQECPDQKLGWDAIFEVDAWARTRTRELLWD from the coding sequence ATGCATACCCTCAGCATCCTAGGTTCAACAGGGTCCATCGGCACGCAGTCGCTGGAGGTGGCCCGCAGGCGCGGTTACCGCATTCTGGCGCTTGCAGCAGGTCGGAACCTTTCCCTTCTTCAAGAACAGGTTCGGGAGTTTCGTCCCGAACTGGTCAGTGTGGATTCCAGTGTCTATCAGGAGGCAAAAGACCTCCTGCCTGAAACGCGTGTGGTCACCGATCCTGGCGAGGTGGCCGCTTTCCCCGCAGAGATTGTGGTGGGGGCCATTCCGGGACTTGCAGGGCTTGCCCCGACCCGGATTGCACTGGAGCGTGGTGCTGCGGTTGCCCTCGCCAACAAGGAGAGCATGGTGGTGGCTGGTCCCCTGATGTGGGACCTGGTGGGCCAGTCTGGTGGCCGAATCTCGCCGGTGGACAGTGAGCACAGTGCCCTGTACCAGTGCCTCGCCGGAGAGCAACTTTCCGAAGTGCGCGAACTGGTCATCACGGCCTCTGGAGGGCCTTTCAGAACAGGTCCGGAAGACCTCTCAGAAGTGACGCCGGAAATGGCCCTCAAGCACCCCACCTGGGCGATGGGGGCCAAGGTGACCATCGACAGTTCCACCCTGATGAACAAGGGGCTGGAGGTCCTGGAAGCCCATTACCTGTATGGCCTTCCGCTGGAGCAGGTGGGGGTGGTGGTGCATCCACAGAGCATCATCCATGCGCTGGTGCGTTTTCAGGATGGGAACCTCAAAGCCCACCTGGGACCACCCAACATGCAGCTTCCCATCCAGTACGGAATTGATGGTGCTCCGCATGGGATGCGTTTCGCCGGGGATGTGCATGCTGCGCCCCGTCATCCGGCTCCTTTCACAGACTTCCCTCTGGCCCGCACGCTGGAGATCTTTGAGCCGGACCGGGACCGCTTCCCCTGCCTGGATCTGGCTTATGCAGCAGGGCGCATGGGCAAGGTGGCCCCGGTGGTGCTGAATGCTGCAGATGAAATCGCAGTGGAGGCCTTCTTGCAGAAGAAAATCCGTTACACCGACATCGCCAGGGTGATCGAGCAGGTCCTGCAGGAATGCCCGGACCAGAAGCTCGGCTGGGATGCCATCTTTGAAGTGGATGCGTGGGCACGGACCCGCACCCGGGAGTTGTTATGGGACTGA
- a CDS encoding M50 family metallopeptidase: MGLIIWLIVIQIAVILHEGAHYLVARMQGAKVSAFSVGMGPIIAKFKAAGTEWRLSALPIGGYVLIDDLGPESLEGQSKSRLTPWGKIAVLFAGPLSNWLLAILLMAGIFSSQGVPQTDYSKAEIHRVLPGSAAEKDGIKEGDLLVAIDGKPLPEQETVDGEPRMGYMKLQDAIRSKEPNTLTFQRGNTTYDVKLSFEWKAGARYGVEYSPKQNVKPVPNYFAALGEAWNQSIKIVPQALQSFAKGITQTFTAPLSPSSEVAGPVASAQAAGALAREGGLWGVLTFATLVNMSLAIFNLIPIPGLDGGRILLVVIQLLMRRPLQPAHEAMINFTGFVFLMVFMMLVFLGDIIRVIP, from the coding sequence ATGGGACTGATCATCTGGTTGATTGTCATTCAGATCGCCGTGATCCTGCACGAGGGGGCGCACTACCTGGTGGCCCGCATGCAGGGCGCGAAGGTCTCGGCCTTCTCGGTGGGCATGGGGCCCATCATTGCGAAGTTCAAAGCTGCGGGCACCGAGTGGAGGCTGTCTGCACTGCCCATCGGTGGGTATGTGCTCATCGATGACCTCGGGCCGGAATCCCTGGAAGGCCAGAGCAAGTCGCGCCTGACCCCCTGGGGCAAGATTGCGGTGCTCTTTGCAGGTCCCCTCTCCAACTGGCTGCTGGCGATTTTGCTGATGGCAGGGATCTTCAGTTCTCAGGGGGTGCCCCAGACCGATTACAGCAAGGCTGAAATCCACAGGGTGCTGCCCGGTTCTGCCGCCGAGAAAGACGGCATCAAAGAAGGGGACCTGCTGGTCGCCATTGATGGCAAACCCCTCCCTGAACAGGAAACCGTGGATGGGGAACCCCGCATGGGGTACATGAAACTGCAGGACGCCATCCGCAGCAAGGAGCCCAACACCCTGACTTTTCAGCGGGGCAATACCACCTATGACGTGAAGCTCTCCTTCGAATGGAAGGCCGGGGCACGCTACGGGGTTGAGTATTCCCCCAAACAGAACGTCAAACCTGTGCCCAATTATTTCGCTGCCCTCGGAGAGGCCTGGAACCAGTCCATCAAGATTGTTCCTCAGGCCCTGCAGAGCTTTGCAAAAGGCATCACCCAGACCTTCACTGCCCCCCTGTCCCCGAGCAGTGAGGTAGCAGGTCCTGTGGCAAGTGCCCAGGCCGCAGGAGCCCTGGCCAGAGAGGGTGGCCTGTGGGGTGTGCTGACCTTCGCCACCCTGGTGAACATGAGCCTTGCCATCTTCAACCTGATTCCCATTCCCGGACTCGATGGTGGGCGCATTCTGCTGGTCGTCATCCAGCTTCTGATGCGTCGTCCGCTGCAGCCTGCCCATGAGGCCATGATCAACTTCACAGGTTTTGTGTTCCTGATGGTCTTCATGATGCTGGTCTTCCTGGGAGACATCATCCGGGTGATTCCCTGA
- a CDS encoding cold-shock protein: MAEGKVKWFNAEKGFGFIEHPGNPDVFVHYSAINTKGFRKLNEGDEVSFEIEPGQNGKGPQAKNVVVTKAAPVQAERTPSRGGRW; this comes from the coding sequence ATGGCAGAAGGTAAAGTCAAGTGGTTTAACGCGGAAAAAGGATTCGGATTCATTGAGCACCCCGGTAACCCGGATGTTTTCGTACATTACTCCGCAATCAACACCAAGGGATTTCGCAAACTGAACGAAGGTGACGAAGTCAGCTTCGAAATCGAACCCGGCCAGAACGGCAAAGGTCCCCAGGCCAAAAACGTGGTTGTGACCAAGGCTGCTCCTGTGCAGGCTGAGCGCACCCCTTCTCGCGGCGGTCGCTGGTAA
- a CDS encoding DHH family phosphoesterase, whose translation MNKAANESNSDYQSTLQEIATFLKENTLPVAIAAHIDPDGDAIGSCLGLQRALRKLGKTAQTYASVPQYLQFLVQENEILPPVSHLPEDTVVVILDVDNNDVNRVEGIRLENFSGFVINIDHHGTNKRNSNLNLVCPSQAATAQIITDLVEILELEWDADIANPLLTGIITDTGSFKFSNTTPEVLMAASKLIGGGADVSFVNESLAQHPKRYYQLLVLVLQSMKYELNDLCVTAHVSSSMLESVGASWEDVESYVGMIRSAQGTELAIMFKDYGTHIKISARSRGKASAQNIAIACGGGGHYAAAGATLHLPYEQAYAKVIEEARKELERVGL comes from the coding sequence ATGAACAAGGCCGCCAATGAAAGCAACTCCGACTACCAGAGCACCCTGCAGGAGATTGCCACATTTCTCAAAGAAAACACCCTGCCCGTTGCGATTGCTGCACACATTGATCCAGATGGGGACGCCATCGGTTCCTGCCTGGGCCTGCAGCGTGCCCTGAGGAAACTGGGCAAGACCGCACAGACCTACGCTTCTGTGCCCCAGTACCTGCAATTTCTGGTTCAGGAAAATGAGATCCTGCCCCCTGTTTCCCACCTGCCAGAAGACACCGTGGTGGTGATCCTGGATGTCGACAACAACGATGTGAACCGCGTGGAGGGCATCCGACTGGAAAACTTCTCGGGCTTTGTGATCAACATCGATCACCACGGCACCAACAAGCGCAACAGCAACCTGAACCTCGTGTGCCCCTCTCAGGCCGCCACCGCCCAGATCATCACCGATCTGGTGGAAATCCTGGAGCTTGAATGGGACGCTGACATTGCCAATCCGCTCCTGACGGGCATCATCACCGACACGGGTTCCTTCAAGTTCTCCAACACCACCCCCGAAGTCCTGATGGCCGCCTCAAAACTGATTGGGGGAGGTGCAGATGTCAGCTTCGTGAACGAAAGCCTCGCCCAGCATCCCAAACGCTATTACCAGCTTCTGGTTCTGGTCCTGCAATCCATGAAGTACGAACTGAACGACCTGTGCGTCACCGCCCACGTGAGTTCCAGCATGCTGGAAAGCGTGGGGGCAAGCTGGGAAGACGTGGAATCCTACGTGGGCATGATCCGCAGCGCCCAGGGCACCGAACTGGCCATCATGTTCAAGGACTACGGCACCCACATCAAGATCAGTGCCCGCTCAAGAGGCAAGGCCAGCGCACAGAACATCGCCATTGCCTGCGGTGGAGGGGGCCACTACGCCGCCGCCGGAGCCACCCTGCACCTGCCCTATGAACAGGCTTACGCCAAAGTCATTGAAGAGGCCAGGAAAGAACTGGAGCGGGTGGGGCTTTAA
- the proC gene encoding pyrroline-5-carboxylate reductase, which translates to MKLVIVGVGKMGGAVMEGVISKGLLKTSEIGIIDHNPSIVDKWVEKYGVRPMKMSELGQAERVLLALQPRHFLQLSDDLARPSVGYISTMAGISTTVLARRLGTKRVVRVMPNLGATIGKSQSAVTGTKEASEYGDLAFGHELFSSVGSVYDIPENLFNAFTGMVGSGPAYAAVFAEALADGGVRVGLPRSQANELAAKLLITTGELLLQKAHPAILKDEVASPGGTTIAGLEQIERYTFRAAAIEAVIAATKRGTELGMDE; encoded by the coding sequence ATGAAATTGGTGATTGTAGGTGTGGGCAAAATGGGCGGGGCCGTCATGGAGGGCGTCATCTCCAAGGGACTGCTGAAGACCTCTGAAATCGGCATCATCGACCACAACCCCAGCATTGTGGACAAATGGGTCGAGAAGTACGGCGTCCGGCCCATGAAGATGAGCGAACTGGGACAGGCCGAGCGTGTGCTGCTGGCCCTGCAGCCCCGTCACTTCCTGCAACTGTCCGATGACCTGGCCCGACCCAGCGTGGGTTACATCTCCACCATGGCCGGGATCAGCACCACCGTGCTGGCCCGCAGGCTTGGCACCAAACGGGTCGTCCGGGTGATGCCCAACCTTGGGGCCACCATCGGCAAGTCCCAGAGTGCGGTCACCGGAACAAAGGAAGCCAGTGAGTACGGCGATCTGGCCTTCGGGCATGAGCTGTTCAGCAGTGTGGGCAGCGTCTACGACATTCCTGAGAACCTCTTCAATGCCTTCACGGGCATGGTGGGCTCTGGTCCAGCTTATGCTGCCGTTTTTGCTGAGGCTCTGGCAGATGGTGGGGTGAGGGTCGGTCTTCCTCGCTCACAGGCCAACGAACTGGCCGCCAAACTGCTGATCACCACCGGAGAGCTCCTGCTGCAGAAAGCCCACCCGGCGATCCTCAAAGATGAAGTGGCCAGCCCAGGCGGAACCACCATTGCGGGTCTGGAACAGATCGAGCGCTACACCTTCCGTGCCGCTGCCATCGAAGCCGTAATTGCAGCCACCAAGCGCGGGACGGAACTGGGGATGGACGAATAA
- a CDS encoding DJ-1/PfpI family protein, with protein sequence MRFGMLIYPGVSEYELGVFTSVLSYARQARTDIEICTLARTRGSIQTSGGLVLTPHYAFPSAPDFTVLMVPAGNQTQKHARDPLTRQYLQNHPTHYAAVGSGIIFLGEAGLLRNKQVSTSTELESLVWAYEPLDVQTESFMTLDGNYFAESQGQVLSLAFSVVEDHFDAGIYSLVRSRFSAG encoded by the coding sequence GTGCGTTTTGGAATGCTGATCTACCCGGGCGTCAGTGAGTACGAACTGGGGGTCTTCACCAGTGTGCTCAGTTACGCCAGACAGGCCCGCACAGACATCGAAATCTGCACCCTGGCCCGCACCAGAGGTTCCATTCAGACCAGTGGAGGTCTGGTGCTCACCCCGCACTATGCCTTTCCCTCTGCCCCGGATTTCACCGTGCTCATGGTGCCCGCAGGCAACCAGACGCAGAAACATGCCCGTGACCCCCTCACCCGGCAGTACCTGCAGAACCACCCCACCCATTACGCTGCTGTGGGCTCAGGGATCATTTTTCTGGGAGAGGCAGGCCTTCTTCGCAACAAGCAGGTGTCCACCTCCACAGAACTGGAATCCCTGGTCTGGGCCTATGAACCGCTCGATGTGCAAACCGAATCCTTCATGACCCTGGACGGCAACTATTTCGCCGAAAGCCAGGGACAGGTGCTCTCACTGGCCTTCTCGGTGGTGGAAGACCACTTTGATGCAGGCATTTACTCGCTGGTGCGTTCCCGATTCAGTGCAGGCTGA
- the holA gene encoding DNA polymerase III subunit delta, which produces MILAFSGHRFLIEDALRREVQKHGLNHRDVTRLSVEEISVEAVLPHLQSSLFGASGVILDFEGIKNPKDVIEVCGKSDAVVAIIDPAAPATRIKSYEKLGQHFALPSPTKTGDIAGWVMARSKIHKLQLDKEAALWLAEVFQSDLASIESELYKLTLIADGKVDVDLVRKTVNLTPPGDSFQMLGAATAGNTREALAQLDRLMASGEDPFKLLGAVVWQYSLVAKCVALRQENPGIHENDAAQRLGTKPFPTKKALEVARKLNENRIRLHLERILEADFAMKRGVDAVSTLERLMVQLSLH; this is translated from the coding sequence ATGATCCTCGCTTTCTCCGGCCACCGTTTTTTGATCGAAGATGCCCTCAGGCGCGAAGTGCAGAAACATGGCCTGAACCACCGGGATGTGACCCGACTTTCGGTCGAGGAGATCAGTGTGGAAGCGGTGCTTCCTCACCTGCAGAGCAGCCTTTTTGGAGCCAGTGGCGTGATTCTGGATTTTGAGGGGATCAAGAACCCCAAAGACGTGATTGAGGTGTGCGGGAAGTCTGACGCTGTGGTGGCGATCATCGATCCTGCAGCGCCTGCCACCCGCATCAAGTCGTATGAGAAGCTGGGGCAGCATTTTGCCCTTCCCTCCCCCACCAAGACCGGGGACATTGCTGGCTGGGTGATGGCGCGGTCCAAGATCCACAAACTGCAACTGGACAAAGAAGCTGCTTTGTGGCTTGCAGAGGTGTTTCAGTCGGATCTGGCCAGCATTGAGAGTGAGCTCTACAAATTGACCCTGATTGCCGATGGCAAGGTGGATGTGGATCTGGTCCGCAAGACCGTAAATCTGACCCCTCCGGGGGATTCATTTCAGATGCTTGGGGCCGCCACAGCGGGGAACACCAGAGAAGCTCTGGCCCAACTGGACCGCCTCATGGCCTCAGGGGAAGATCCCTTCAAGCTGCTCGGTGCGGTGGTCTGGCAGTACAGCCTGGTGGCAAAATGTGTGGCCCTGCGTCAGGAGAACCCTGGCATTCACGAAAATGATGCAGCACAAAGGCTGGGCACCAAACCCTTCCCCACCAAGAAGGCCCTGGAAGTGGCCCGAAAACTCAATGAAAACCGCATCCGGCTGCATCTGGAACGCATTCTGGAAGCAGATTTCGCCATGAAGCGCGGGGTGGATGCTGTGAGCACACTGGAACGCCTGATGGTGCAGCTCAGCCTGCACTGA
- a CDS encoding gamma carbonic anhydrase family protein, whose translation MPFYELAGEKPRIAKSAWIAPSADVIGKVIVHDRASVWFGAVLRGDVESLTIGEGSNVQDGAVLHSDPGFPCVLHQNVTVGHRAIIHGATLHEGSLVGMGAIMLNGSSLGKGAMLAAGALLREGQHVEDGMLAVGVPAKVIKVAPSAQNAARYQENARRYQDTCVKLDEVPEP comes from the coding sequence GTGCCATTTTATGAACTTGCAGGGGAGAAGCCCAGAATTGCAAAATCCGCCTGGATTGCTCCCTCTGCAGATGTAATAGGAAAAGTGATCGTGCATGACCGGGCCAGTGTGTGGTTCGGTGCAGTCCTCAGGGGAGATGTGGAATCCCTGACCATTGGAGAGGGCAGCAATGTACAGGATGGGGCAGTGCTGCACAGCGACCCTGGTTTTCCCTGCGTGCTGCACCAGAACGTGACCGTGGGCCACCGGGCCATCATCCACGGAGCCACCCTGCATGAAGGCTCACTGGTGGGGATGGGGGCGATCATGCTCAACGGGTCCAGCCTTGGAAAGGGTGCCATGCTGGCTGCAGGTGCCCTCCTGCGCGAAGGACAGCACGTCGAGGATGGTATGCTGGCTGTTGGAGTTCCAGCGAAAGTCATCAAGGTGGCCCCTTCTGCACAGAATGCCGCCCGTTATCAGGAGAATGCCCGGCGTTACCAGGACACCTGTGTGAAGCTGGATGAGGTCCCAGAACCATGA
- a CDS encoding phosphatidate cytidylyltransferase: protein MTENAKPTPSKPPESMQSRVFSGLAAFFLILLVLYLGTWALFPVLIAAALIAMHEFASMLRKRDVDVRYKTLMVSSILIILASSTRLPEVPWIGGSWREVALTASILTIIIMEVVEPGERPLERIVYSLFGLLYIPWLLGYFLLLRETPNMQDGFGYLVMPLIASFATDTGGLFFGRLFGRRKLAPDISPGKTVEGAIGGIAFSFVMVFGFGRIFDTFLFGLNVWDALLFSLLISSAAQLGDLAESLLKRALNVKDSGNFLPGHGGLLDRLDSLLFSVPVAYLFVTMVVTK, encoded by the coding sequence ATGACTGAAAACGCCAAGCCCACCCCCAGCAAACCTCCAGAAAGCATGCAGTCCAGGGTGTTCTCCGGTCTGGCCGCGTTTTTTCTGATTCTGCTGGTGCTTTATCTGGGCACCTGGGCCCTGTTTCCAGTTCTGATCGCTGCAGCCCTGATTGCCATGCATGAGTTTGCCAGCATGCTGCGCAAAAGGGACGTGGATGTGCGCTACAAGACCCTGATGGTCTCGTCCATCCTGATCATCCTGGCGAGCAGCACCCGCCTTCCCGAAGTGCCCTGGATTGGCGGAAGCTGGCGTGAAGTGGCCTTAACCGCAAGCATCCTGACCATCATCATCATGGAGGTGGTGGAGCCTGGAGAACGCCCCCTGGAGCGCATTGTGTACAGCCTCTTTGGTCTGCTGTACATCCCCTGGCTTCTGGGGTATTTCCTGCTCCTCCGGGAAACCCCAAACATGCAAGATGGTTTCGGTTATCTGGTGATGCCCCTGATTGCCTCCTTTGCCACCGACACCGGAGGCCTGTTCTTCGGACGGCTCTTTGGGCGCAGGAAACTGGCACCGGACATTTCCCCCGGAAAAACCGTGGAAGGGGCCATCGGAGGCATCGCGTTCAGCTTTGTGATGGTTTTCGGGTTCGGACGGATTTTTGACACCTTCCTCTTTGGACTGAACGTCTGGGATGCCCTGCTCTTTTCCCTGCTGATTTCGAGTGCCGCACAACTCGGGGACCTCGCAGAGAGCCTCCTCAAACGCGCCCTGAACGTCAAAGACTCTGGAAACTTCCTGCCAGGTCACGGGGGCCTGCTGGACCGCTTGGACAGTTTGCTGTTCTCGGTGCCGGTGGCTTATCTGTTTGTGACGATGGTGGTGACGAAGTAA
- a CDS encoding HAD family hydrolase translates to MKAITFDWGGVFTQNTFDGRSTQRIADRYNLDLEKVRAVYFAHVHQLELGKWNLETFFENLMKEVGFTAPLDEVIELYLGSVLENPPMYEFLPTIPENFKVGLLSNNYPVLSDRLKADPRWSRFDAMVYSNEIGAKKPSPESFKALVEATGVSAENSIFVDDVEENLVAARALGFSTILYHYSEHDRFLKELEAWMNA, encoded by the coding sequence ATGAAAGCAATCACCTTCGACTGGGGTGGCGTCTTCACCCAGAACACCTTTGATGGCCGTTCCACCCAGCGCATCGCTGACCGTTACAACCTGGACCTTGAAAAAGTCCGTGCCGTGTATTTTGCCCATGTGCACCAGCTTGAACTGGGCAAATGGAACCTGGAAACCTTCTTCGAGAACCTGATGAAAGAAGTGGGCTTCACTGCCCCCCTCGATGAAGTCATTGAACTCTACCTGGGCAGTGTGCTCGAAAACCCTCCCATGTACGAATTCCTGCCCACCATTCCCGAAAACTTCAAAGTGGGCCTCCTCAGCAACAACTATCCTGTCCTGAGTGACCGCCTGAAGGCCGACCCCCGCTGGTCCCGTTTCGATGCGATGGTCTACAGCAACGAGATCGGAGCCAAGAAACCCAGCCCGGAATCTTTCAAGGCGCTTGTGGAAGCCACAGGTGTGTCTGCAGAGAACAGCATTTTTGTGGACGATGTGGAGGAGAACCTGGTGGCTGCCCGTGCACTGGGCTTCAGCACCATCCTGTACCACTACTCCGAGCATGACCGTTTCCTGAAGGAGCTTGAGGCGTGGATGAACGCCTGA
- a CDS encoding glycosyltransferase family 2 protein yields the protein MPELTVVIPAYNEEDTIREVVGVARTYAPVIVVCDGCSDHTAERARQAGATVIELNPNQGKSQAFYEGVKAATTDVILSLDADLVGLTTEHLKTLADPVLQGQYDMTIGVFQGGGVLTDFGNRATPYLSGQRAFRRNWMLSVPRLTEERWPEPAITEHLKTSGIRWEYVSLPKVRQVMKEQKRGLLEGVKHRMKMYKSILDFQTKKK from the coding sequence ATGCCTGAACTGACTGTTGTGATCCCTGCCTACAACGAAGAAGACACCATCCGGGAAGTGGTTGGTGTTGCCCGAACCTACGCCCCGGTGATCGTGGTCTGCGATGGCTGCTCGGACCACACCGCAGAACGTGCCCGACAGGCAGGTGCCACCGTCATCGAACTGAACCCCAACCAGGGCAAGAGCCAGGCTTTTTATGAAGGGGTCAAGGCCGCCACCACAGACGTGATCCTCAGTCTGGATGCCGATCTGGTGGGCCTCACCACCGAACACCTTAAGACCCTTGCAGATCCCGTGCTGCAGGGTCAATATGACATGACCATCGGGGTGTTTCAGGGCGGAGGGGTCCTGACCGACTTCGGCAACCGGGCCACCCCCTACCTGAGTGGGCAGCGTGCATTTCGCCGGAACTGGATGCTCTCTGTTCCGCGCCTCACCGAGGAGCGCTGGCCTGAGCCCGCCATCACCGAGCACCTGAAAACCTCGGGCATCCGCTGGGAGTATGTGTCACTGCCGAAAGTGCGTCAGGTCATGAAAGAACAGAAGCGGGGCCTCCTGGAAGGGGTCAAGCACCGCATGAAGATGTACAAGTCCATTCTGGACTTCCAGACCAAGAAGAAATAA
- a CDS encoding HAD family hydrolase produces the protein MTTISFDLDGVLIQNPFGTGVVPFLARHVHRHSGHDQDFETFRQQFRKQLNQGFSSRVMAGKHVDAFDWDAITLEVALNYGLSTIPDVSQVVRDHCTPDHIHLLSGAKEGLQLLKDAGLKLIVATNGYSRYQVPVLDALGILPFFDEVRAPEIHGYAKPQPEFLSGVDVHIGDKLCHDILGANRAGIRSVWIHPEAKPIEVALEEEDLRRFFKDALPEECTPSAVARDALEAAEKVLELL, from the coding sequence ATGACCACCATCAGTTTCGATCTGGATGGTGTTCTGATCCAGAATCCCTTTGGGACGGGTGTAGTCCCTTTTCTGGCCCGCCACGTGCACAGGCACTCGGGCCACGACCAGGATTTTGAAACCTTCAGGCAGCAGTTCCGGAAGCAACTGAACCAGGGCTTCTCGTCTCGCGTCATGGCAGGAAAGCATGTGGATGCTTTCGACTGGGACGCCATCACCCTGGAAGTGGCCCTCAATTACGGCCTGAGCACCATTCCAGATGTGTCCCAGGTGGTCAGGGACCACTGCACCCCCGACCACATCCACCTGCTTTCAGGGGCAAAAGAGGGCCTGCAACTGCTCAAAGACGCAGGATTGAAACTGATTGTTGCCACCAACGGTTACTCCAGATATCAGGTGCCTGTGCTGGACGCCCTGGGAATCCTGCCCTTCTTCGATGAGGTGCGTGCCCCGGAAATCCACGGTTACGCCAAACCCCAGCCCGAATTCCTGTCCGGTGTGGATGTCCACATCGGAGACAAACTCTGTCACGACATTCTGGGGGCCAACAGGGCAGGCATCCGCAGCGTCTGGATTCACCCTGAAGCCAAACCCATAGAAGTGGCCCTTGAGGAAGAAGACCTGCGCAGGTTTTTCAAAGATGCCCTGCCAGAAGAATGCACCCCCTCTGCGGTGGCGCGGGATGCACTGGAAGCGGCAGAGAAGGTGCTGGAGTTGCTTTAA
- a CDS encoding NUDIX hydrolase gives MNAVLGAGGLVFSDQNQVLIVQYQDGSWTYPKGHIEEHEEMEVTACREVLEEAGVEATIERKLGVSQYVNHKGIPREIHWFVMRAASTEVQLEDTFRAGGFYEPGEALGLLNFEEDRQLLREAIGLQEA, from the coding sequence ATGAATGCTGTTTTGGGAGCAGGTGGACTGGTCTTTTCCGACCAGAATCAGGTCTTGATTGTGCAATACCAGGATGGCTCCTGGACGTATCCCAAGGGCCACATTGAGGAGCATGAAGAGATGGAGGTGACCGCCTGCCGAGAGGTCCTGGAAGAGGCAGGGGTTGAGGCCACCATTGAACGGAAACTCGGGGTAAGTCAGTATGTCAACCATAAGGGAATTCCCCGAGAGATTCACTGGTTTGTGATGCGTGCAGCTTCCACTGAAGTTCAACTGGAAGACACCTTCAGGGCAGGTGGGTTCTATGAGCCCGGAGAAGCCCTGGGGTTGCTCAATTTTGAAGAGGACCGCCAGCTGTTGCGTGAGGCGATCGGGTTACAGGAGGCTTGA
- the frr gene encoding ribosome recycling factor produces MQKALEALESNLSVLRTGRANPGMLKKITIEYYGTTMPLDQVAGVTTPDARTLLITPWDRGALNLIEKAIRDSDLGLNPNNKGDAIFIQVPTLTEERRKDLVKNAKAYAEEGRVSVRNIRKKALEEIKKLEKTTGEDEIKRAQEEVQKITDEFIKRVDEVLAKKEHDILN; encoded by the coding sequence ATGCAGAAAGCGCTGGAAGCGCTGGAAAGCAACCTGTCTGTGCTGCGCACTGGCCGTGCAAATCCCGGGATGCTCAAGAAAATCACCATTGAGTATTACGGCACCACCATGCCCCTTGACCAGGTGGCCGGAGTCACCACCCCCGATGCCCGCACCTTGCTGATCACCCCCTGGGACCGTGGCGCCCTGAACCTGATCGAGAAAGCCATCCGGGACTCCGATCTGGGCCTCAACCCCAACAACAAAGGGGACGCCATTTTCATCCAGGTGCCCACCCTCACGGAAGAGCGCCGCAAGGACCTCGTGAAAAATGCCAAGGCCTACGCCGAAGAAGGCCGCGTCTCTGTGCGCAACATCCGCAAGAAGGCCCTGGAAGAAATCAAGAAGCTTGAGAAGACCACCGGCGAAGACGAGATCAAGCGCGCCCAGGAAGAAGTGCAGAAGATCACCGACGAGTTCATCAAAAGGGTTGATGAAGTCCTTGCCAAGAAAGAACACGACATTCTCAACTGA